The Chloroflexota bacterium DNA window GTCTCATCTCGAGTGAGGCGCTCGCCGAGCGCCTCACTCGACCCGACTCCGTCCGCGTCGTCGACGTCCGCTGGTACCTGGGACGACCCGGTGACGGGCGGCGGGCGTATGACGCCGGTCATATCCCGGACTCGATCTTCGTCGACCTCGACACCGACCTCGTCGCACCGGACGGCCCGGGCCGTCATCCCCTCCCCGACCCCGCCACATTCGCCGGCCGCCTCGGCGAGCTCGGCATCGGCGACGGCCAGCTCGTCGTCGCCTGCGACGACGTCGGTGGCTGGGTGGCCGCCCGCCTGTGGTGGATGCTCGACGATCTCGGCCATCGGGAGAGCGCCGTCCTCGATGGCGGCCTGCCGGCCTGGATCGCCGCCGGACTCCCGCTCTCGACCGATGCGTCACCCCATCCCGCGGCCCATCTCACGCTGGCGCCCGCCTGGCGGCGGACGATCGAGCGGGACGAGCTCCGCCGGCGCCTCGGCTCCGTGACGCTCCTCGATGCCCGGGCCGCGGCACGCTACCGGGGCGAGATCGAGCCGATCGACCCGGTCGCCGGGCACATCCCCACGGCGCTGAGCGCGCCGACGGACGGCAACCTCAGGCTGGACGGTCGGTTCCGCTCACCTGCCGACCTTGCCGCACGCTTCGCCGAGCTCGGGATCGTCGGTGGCCGCGACTCGGGGGCGGTCGGGCGCGACGTCGTCACGTCGTGCGGGAGCGGTGTCTCTGCCTGCCACAACGCGCTCGCGATGCGGGTCGCCGGCCTGCCGGATCCGATCCTCTTCCCCGGATCGTTCAGTGACTGGAGCCGCTCCGGGCTGCCGGTTGCGACCGGCTCCGACCCTGGAGCGCCACCGGTGGAGTGATCGAAGGGCCGACTCGAACTGACCGTCAGTGCGTCGGCACCGCTCCCGCGGCGATGAACGACACGGCGGCGCTCACGAGGCCGAGGATGACGAGCGGGCGGACCGTCCAGCGAACCAGGTCACCGAGGAGGAGCCCGTCCACGCTCGCTCCGAGGCGATCG harbors:
- a CDS encoding sulfurtransferase — translated: MSLISSEALAERLTRPDSVRVVDVRWYLGRPGDGRRAYDAGHIPDSIFVDLDTDLVAPDGPGRHPLPDPATFAGRLGELGIGDGQLVVACDDVGGWVAARLWWMLDDLGHRESAVLDGGLPAWIAAGLPLSTDASPHPAAHLTLAPAWRRTIERDELRRRLGSVTLLDARAAARYRGEIEPIDPVAGHIPTALSAPTDGNLRLDGRFRSPADLAARFAELGIVGGRDSGAVGRDVVTSCGSGVSACHNALAMRVAGLPDPILFPGSFSDWSRSGLPVATGSDPGAPPVE